In the genome of Chlamydiota bacterium, the window CGATGTTCCTCGAGAACCTCCAAAGCTGGCGCCTCTCCGCCGACCCCCTCTTCGCGGCGCGCGATTTCATCGAGCTCACCACCGCGGGGAACAAGCTCTTCTTCGGGGAGACCCTCATCGGCGGCGACAATCCGTACGCCCGGGATCTTGTCGAGACCCTCCGCCGCCTCATCATCCGCAGGATCACGCTCCTGAAGGGGGTCGGGGACGAGGAGCTCTGCGTGTTGATGGAGATGCTGTCGCAGGAGAGCAAGGCGCTCCTCGCCGGGGGAGGGCCGGTCGCGTTCCTGCGCCGGGCGAACGCCGGGAAGGTCCGCGTCATCGAGAACATCTACCTGAAGCGGGTCGGACAGACCGGCGATATCGACCTCGACGAGGGGAAGCTCACGCTCGACGACCTGCACTTCATCCGGGGGCAGCTCGGGAACATGCTCTCCCTCGCGGGCGAGGGGTTCGACCTGCGGAACGAGGAACGCTCCCTGCTCTCCGAGGTCATCGAGCACCCCACGTTCATGGGCGAGCTCCTGCGTGAGCTTGCGGAGAAGGATGCCGGCGCCGCCCCGGAGCCGATTGCGGCGAAGGGCGCGGCGATCGCCGAGATGCTCAACGCCTTTCTCGTCCAGCTGAGGAAAGGCGGGGGGATCGACGAGACGAGGCTCGGGAAGCGGATCTCGGACGCGGTGCGGGTGCTCGACGAGCCGACGCGGCTCGAGACCCTCGCCGCGGAGTTCGGGACCGCGGGGCAGGTCGCGCCGGTGCTCGACGCCGAGGTGTTCGACAGCCGCCCCGAGCAGGTCGGGCGGCTTGTCGTCGGCATCTTCCAGCGCGACCCGAAGGAGATGCGGCGCGCCTCGATGCTCCTGCGCCGGCTCGCCCCGAGCGAGGAGGCCCGCCGCGAGGTGGCCGCGCGCGTGCGGGAGGAGTGCGGGGCGCGCGGCGCCGACGCCGACGAGGCGGAACGCGTTTTTTTGGAGTCGCTCGGGCCCCCGGAGCCCCCCGCCGACGCGGACGAGGCGGGCGCGGAGCCGGACGCCGTCCGTCTCGCCGCCCTCCTCGCCCCCCATGTGGCGGTGACGACCTCGGGGCTTCTCGCCTCGCTGGAAACGGGCGGCGAGGAGGAGCGGGCGGACCAGGTGCTCTCCGCGCTGCTCGCGGAGGGCGGCGCCACGCCGAAACTCGCCGCGCGCGCGGCGGCGCGAGTACGGGAGCACGCCAAGGGCGGCTTCGGCGGGAAGGCCCGCCCGCTCTTCGACGCGCTTCTCCTTCTCGCCGAGGCCGGCGAAAAGGCGTGCGTGGCGGCGGCCGGGGAGATCCAGGGGCTCTGCGCCGAGGGGGTCGCGGAGGCGCTCCTGCGCTCCGCCGACTCCGTCGAGGATCGGGCGGCTTTGCTGACGGAGATCGCGCGCCGGCTGCCCGCGGAAAGGACCGGCCCGCTCTGGGCCGCCGTGCTTGGCGGGGATCCGGAGCCGATGCAGGCGCTCGCCGAGGCGGCGCGCCGGGAGCCGGCGACGGTCGCCGGGCTGCTGCAGCACCTGTTCCGCGACGCCGATGCATCGCTCATCGCGCGCGCGGGGGAGATCATGCGGGAGCTCCCCGGGGAACTCTCGACGCCGATCCTGGCGGAGCTCTGCCGCCACCCCGACGCCTCGATCCGCCTCAAGGCGGTGTCGGCCCTCGCGAAGGCGGGGGGGGCGCAGGCCTCGCCGTTCGTCCGGGTTCTCGTGAACGACGGCGACGCGGAGGTGCGCCGGACCGCCATCCCCCTGCTCGGACACTGCGGCGGCGAGGGGGCTGAGGAGGCGCTCATCGAGATCGCCGCCGATGCCCGAGGCGTCCAGGGGGAGCAGGAGCGCGCCCTCGCCTGCCGCGCCCTCGCCAAGTGCGGCGGGCCGCGCGCGGTCGACGCGCTCGCGGCCATTCTCCGCCGGACGCACGGCGGGCCCCGCGGGAAGGATGCGCAACTGCTCCGCTCCTCGGCCCGCTTCGCCCTGGAGAGCATCGGCGGCGAGGCGGCGCAGGAGGCGCTCCGCGGGGACGCCCCGCCGCGCCGCTCGTTGTTCGGGCGCCTATTCGGGGGGGGATGAGACGGCCATGGAACCGACGCATCCCGTGGATGAACACAGGACCGACGAGCTGCTGGCGATTCTCGACCGCATCGAGCTCATCGTCAAGCAGCTGGTGACCGCCGGCAGCCAGGC includes:
- a CDS encoding HEAT repeat domain-containing protein, which translates into the protein MNASAGRTHGDEKLHRGAVEFVQRTASLRRAWVLYGRGNAMFLENLQSWRLSADPLFAARDFIELTTAGNKLFFGETLIGGDNPYARDLVETLRRLIIRRITLLKGVGDEELCVLMEMLSQESKALLAGGGPVAFLRRANAGKVRVIENIYLKRVGQTGDIDLDEGKLTLDDLHFIRGQLGNMLSLAGEGFDLRNEERSLLSEVIEHPTFMGELLRELAEKDAGAAPEPIAAKGAAIAEMLNAFLVQLRKGGGIDETRLGKRISDAVRVLDEPTRLETLAAEFGTAGQVAPVLDAEVFDSRPEQVGRLVVGIFQRDPKEMRRASMLLRRLAPSEEARREVAARVREECGARGADADEAERVFLESLGPPEPPADADEAGAEPDAVRLAALLAPHVAVTTSGLLASLETGGEEERADQVLSALLAEGGATPKLAARAAARVREHAKGGFGGKARPLFDALLLLAEAGEKACVAAAGEIQGLCAEGVAEALLRSADSVEDRAALLTEIARRLPAERTGPLWAAVLGGDPEPMQALAEAARREPATVAGLLQHLFRDADASLIARAGEIMRELPGELSTPILAELCRHPDASIRLKAVSALAKAGGAQASPFVRVLVNDGDAEVRRTAIPLLGHCGGEGAEEALIEIAADARGVQGEQERALACRALAKCGGPRAVDALAAILRRTHGGPRGKDAQLLRSSARFALESIGGEAAQEALRGDAPPRRSLFGRLFGGG